From a region of the Lysinibacillus irui genome:
- a CDS encoding DEAD/DEAH box helicase, translated as MIDFGELLNKYDDDLPIFPKEIFESSIRQSKFSYLRGDQEKVLEQWFSKRNEKDTVIKMNTGGGKTTVGLLQLQSSINEELGPALYLCLNNQLIEQVIRDAVDLGIKCVKIDENNELPLEFLNGEAILVTTFQKLFNARSIFGIHGDTSRDIIEIGALVIDDAHAALVKARETFTLSFKVGTENYKKLIPLFKDSLIKQAIGSAEDILEGKDRYGIMMIPYWSWLEKLSEVTNLLGDFDDADIEMKFKWALVRDYLEYCFVLVSANSIEIVPKCLPIHMIPGYERAKRRIFMSATLNDDTALIKDFDINLNTVLNPIQSETFSDVGEKLILSPFNVDKRLTTKIWTEILRNTNGFNIVTLVTSDPKAKIWIDAGFTKPKPANINKEIDKLYTSVNNHMVLSNRYDGVDLSDNSCRVLVLDGMPISTTLLERFNIFARPNSKSMQMSQAQKIEQGLGRAVRSVNDYAIIFLLGNDLVSKVSTKKFQSFMSPQTVNQINLGGQIVDLIKKSGKDSVKAIGEAMMQVLNRDSNWVQLHKKQISKSVKPQINKELIESARLERDAFNSALSRQYLKAAESLRTQIGKLSNGDAGDEGWFLQLAASYLYKVDKSKSMELQLAAHIKNPYLLKPPTGISYKKLTTKTTVQAEKVKGFLSNFSEPNAVILHMSEVLGNLVFEHDSSTLFEKAFSDLGNSLGFEAHQPESEYGVGPDVLWNIFDDEYLIIEAKNEVKLSRECIYKSETEQISEDMNWFDDEYKGKSGVPILVHPSRKLHKEAYGPSNLVILNESSLMELKNNVESFFAKLATKPLEQWDLRDLTVEIANHRIDRRNIKTYFLNTQG; from the coding sequence ATGATTGATTTCGGTGAACTATTAAATAAATATGATGATGATTTACCTATATTCCCTAAGGAAATTTTCGAATCAAGTATAAGACAATCTAAATTTTCATATCTAAGAGGCGATCAAGAAAAGGTTCTTGAACAATGGTTTTCAAAAAGAAATGAAAAAGATACTGTTATAAAAATGAATACTGGTGGAGGGAAAACTACTGTTGGGTTACTACAGTTACAGTCGTCTATAAATGAAGAACTAGGGCCGGCATTATATTTGTGTTTAAACAATCAATTAATTGAACAAGTCATTAGAGATGCTGTAGATTTAGGTATCAAATGTGTAAAAATAGATGAGAATAATGAGTTACCTCTGGAATTTTTAAATGGAGAGGCGATTTTAGTAACAACTTTTCAAAAATTATTTAACGCAAGATCTATCTTTGGAATTCATGGAGATACATCGAGAGATATTATAGAAATCGGTGCTTTAGTTATAGATGATGCGCATGCAGCGTTAGTTAAGGCTAGAGAAACTTTTACATTGAGTTTTAAGGTTGGAACAGAAAATTATAAGAAACTAATTCCTCTTTTTAAGGATTCATTGATTAAACAAGCTATTGGTTCGGCAGAAGATATACTTGAAGGAAAAGATAGATATGGAATAATGATGATTCCATATTGGTCTTGGCTAGAAAAATTATCTGAGGTAACCAATTTATTAGGTGATTTTGATGATGCAGATATAGAAATGAAATTTAAGTGGGCCTTGGTAAGAGACTATTTGGAATATTGCTTTGTATTAGTATCTGCTAATTCTATTGAAATTGTTCCTAAGTGTCTTCCAATTCATATGATTCCTGGTTATGAGCGAGCAAAAAGAAGAATTTTCATGTCTGCCACTTTAAATGATGATACCGCACTTATAAAAGACTTCGATATAAATTTGAATACTGTTCTAAATCCAATACAATCTGAAACATTTAGTGATGTTGGAGAAAAACTAATTTTATCACCTTTTAATGTAGATAAAAGACTTACTACGAAGATTTGGACAGAAATATTAAGAAACACAAATGGATTTAATATTGTTACTTTGGTTACTTCAGATCCAAAAGCAAAAATCTGGATAGATGCAGGATTTACTAAACCAAAACCAGCGAATATTAATAAAGAAATTGATAAACTTTATACCAGTGTAAATAACCATATGGTTTTATCAAATAGATATGATGGAGTTGATCTATCAGATAATTCTTGTAGGGTTCTTGTATTAGACGGAATGCCTATTTCAACAACGCTACTAGAACGTTTTAATATATTTGCAAGACCAAATTCTAAATCAATGCAAATGAGTCAAGCACAAAAAATTGAACAAGGTTTAGGGAGAGCGGTACGTTCAGTAAATGACTATGCAATAATATTCTTATTAGGAAATGACCTTGTCTCAAAGGTTTCTACAAAAAAATTCCAATCATTTATGTCTCCACAAACTGTAAATCAAATAAATTTGGGGGGACAAATAGTAGATTTAATTAAGAAGTCAGGAAAAGACTCCGTTAAAGCTATTGGTGAAGCAATGATGCAGGTTTTAAATAGGGATTCGAACTGGGTTCAGTTACACAAAAAACAAATCAGTAAATCGGTTAAACCACAAATAAATAAAGAGCTAATTGAATCAGCTAGATTAGAAAGAGATGCGTTTAATTCTGCTTTATCTAGACAGTATTTAAAGGCAGCAGAAAGTCTAAGAACACAGATTGGAAAATTAAGTAACGGTGATGCTGGTGATGAGGGATGGTTCTTACAATTGGCAGCTTCTTACCTTTATAAAGTTGATAAATCAAAATCAATGGAACTACAATTAGCTGCGCATATAAAGAATCCATATTTACTTAAACCACCGACAGGTATTAGTTATAAAAAACTCACAACTAAGACAACAGTACAGGCTGAAAAAGTTAAAGGATTTTTAAGTAACTTTAGTGAACCTAACGCTGTTATCCTTCATATGTCAGAGGTATTGGGGAATTTAGTTTTTGAACATGATTCATCAACGCTTTTCGAAAAGGCTTTTTCAGATTTAGGCAATAGTTTAGGCTTTGAAGCACATCAGCCGGAGTCCGAATATGGGGTAGGGCCAGATGTTTTATGGAATATTTTTGATGATGAATATTTAATTATTGAAGCAAAAAATGAGGTCAAATTATCTCGAGAATGTATTTATAAGTCTGAGACAGAGCAAATTTCAGAGGATATGAATTGGTTTGATGACGAGTATAAAGGGAAGTCTGGAGTTCCAATATTAGTTCATCCTTCTAGAAAGCTGCACAAAGAAGCGTACGGACCCTCAAATTTAGTTATTTTAAATGAGAGCAGTTTAATGGAATTAAAGAATAATGTTGAGAGTTTCTTTGCGAAATTAGCAACTAAACCATTAGAACAATGGGATTTAAGAGATCTAACAGTGGAAATAGCAAATCATAGAATTGATAGAAGAAATATAAAAACTTATTTTTTAAATACCCAAGGTTAA
- a CDS encoding YozE family protein codes for MTFFEFAITFRHEHVRNRQREVRNHALESEQMYFFANQIVRDKKYPRNSSNYLEIKNYVIEHFREDIVNGFEIIWKMYESAKKQNTDEAHIEVIDHNE; via the coding sequence ATGACATTTTTTGAATTTGCCATTACCTTTAGGCATGAACATGTAAGGAATAGACAAAGAGAAGTACGTAATCATGCATTAGAAAGTGAGCAAATGTACTTCTTTGCAAACCAAATAGTTAGAGATAAAAAATACCCTAGAAATAGCTCTAATTATTTAGAAATAAAGAATTATGTCATTGAGCATTTTAGAGAAGATATTGTAAATGGTTTCGAAATAATATGGAAAATGTATGAAAGTGCAAAGAAGCAGAATACGGACGAGGCACATATAGAGGTAATTGACCATAATGAATAA
- a CDS encoding RNA-guided endonuclease InsQ/TnpB family protein, translating into MIKIVKTMKYEIKYDKELYNLLGDIQHAIWLIKNRATTAAYDWQQFSFSYNERFGEYPKEKEIIGKTLSPDVYGFLKAMGSFVSSSIVDSAVNEAITKFKNDKVKILKGEQSIQIYRRNGSFPIRVSQIKGITKLDNKTYNAKLSLLSKEGAKERNCKGQSVVTLITGNGAYEILDRIINGEYKMSDSRIYKRKNKFYLLLTYKFEKEAEKVLDENRIMGVDIGVAVPAVLAINEDKFYRQYVGDAKEVSDFVAQINDRKKRLQRSRKWAGEGSRGSGRKKLMKPVDAISNKIHNYRETKNHTWSRFIVNEALKNECGTIQIEDLSGITTDNAFLKDWTFYSLQQKIIDKAKEHGIKVVKVKPNYTSKRCNKCGFIHKDVKKEIWRPTQADFKCLNCGHETNADLNAARNIAIKDIEKIIEDQLKAQEKNVKHVEEYLV; encoded by the coding sequence ATGATTAAAATTGTAAAAACAATGAAGTATGAAATAAAGTATGATAAAGAGCTTTATAATCTCTTAGGCGACATTCAACATGCTATTTGGTTAATCAAGAACCGAGCTACAACAGCGGCTTATGATTGGCAACAATTTTCATTTTCTTATAATGAGCGATTTGGCGAATATCCCAAAGAGAAGGAAATCATAGGGAAAACATTGTCGCCTGATGTTTATGGTTTTTTAAAAGCAATGGGATCATTCGTATCATCTTCTATAGTCGATTCAGCTGTTAATGAAGCAATCACAAAATTTAAAAATGATAAAGTGAAGATTTTGAAAGGTGAACAGTCCATTCAGATTTACCGTCGTAATGGTTCATTCCCTATACGAGTATCTCAAATAAAAGGCATAACCAAGTTAGACAATAAAACATACAATGCCAAGCTGTCCCTATTATCAAAAGAAGGAGCAAAAGAGCGAAATTGCAAAGGTCAATCCGTAGTGACGTTAATTACGGGGAATGGTGCATACGAAATTTTGGATCGCATCATTAATGGGGAGTACAAAATGAGTGATAGCCGTATCTACAAACGGAAAAACAAATTTTATCTTTTGCTTACATATAAATTTGAAAAAGAAGCTGAGAAAGTATTAGATGAAAATCGAATAATGGGCGTTGATATTGGAGTCGCTGTGCCAGCAGTACTTGCTATTAATGAGGATAAATTTTACCGCCAATATGTAGGGGATGCTAAAGAAGTAAGTGATTTTGTAGCGCAAATTAATGACCGCAAAAAGCGTTTGCAACGTTCACGTAAATGGGCTGGAGAAGGTAGTCGAGGAAGTGGCCGAAAAAAGTTAATGAAGCCGGTTGATGCAATTTCTAACAAAATTCACAACTATCGAGAGACAAAAAACCATACGTGGTCGCGCTTTATAGTGAATGAAGCGTTAAAAAATGAATGCGGAACCATCCAGATAGAAGATTTATCAGGTATAACAACAGACAATGCTTTTTTAAAAGATTGGACGTTTTATAGTTTGCAACAAAAAATTATAGACAAGGCCAAAGAACATGGTATCAAGGTTGTAAAAGTGAAGCCTAATTATACATCTAAGCGTTGCAATAAATGCGGATTTATTCATAAGGATGTCAAAAAGGAAATATGGCGGCCAACGCAAGCTGATTTTAAATGTCTAAATTGTGGGCATGAGACGAATGCGGACTTAAATGCAGCTCGTAACATTGCCATAAAGGATATTGAGAAAATTATAGAGGATCAATTGAAAGCGCAAGAGAAGAACGTAAAACATGTGGAAGAATATTTAGTGTAA